The Anopheles merus strain MAF chromosome 2L, AmerM5.1, whole genome shotgun sequence genome has a segment encoding these proteins:
- the LOC121593948 gene encoding uncharacterized protein LOC121593948 isoform X1 encodes MVRWSSEAKMRLIGTTALLLVLSAVAVIGADEWGWLPLEDGLQGEEKVREKRQDIGVLPASQQNVTEVSDEDILKFILDSGRQGRSLEGFDEVYSDPSVQDALQNADDAQARNIIKDKLCSLGLMQCDGQGESIEGKRPYYPIYAQQQPPRPRPPVRGPPLPPQQYAQRPPQPPQQQAYPPKPQHQGPYGPPKPMPVPNHAQHKIGYAGPQQRPPYSGPPNSFAGPSYASAYPSKPLGPIYEGDTPPFEFEPIGAGEKLYEGPLSKPGLVLNEGPLVKPVEQHIHHHYHHIDGAADSKTVVVNNPGPVGASVLSGSAVVGGSSSSSFNSGLYSAGGVYGGAQGLSGGGFSPLAGSDFDYKELKGVNNNNGFGQSGVYAAQSKPVFEGSSSSFGQGSQSSLYNQGPAQFGSNSLYSGESSSTYQGGNGAGFHSSNPALYKKELNVKGPAASNGLGTYSGNSYSKYSQYANGQYAANGGQFGSSGGQFGANGGQFGANGGQQFGANGGQQFGANGGQFGANGGQYSQFANGNGIEDCVCVPYDQCPAQDVIGRKDDLILPLDPRNLKTDIEAAADEVVITDGNGTMTVVRVPKNATAEPETKTKKISKREAAEGKSNEAKDKASIEPRLLGGGNGGDKKVVPTFGVSFGLPYPTGGYPLNPYGPHPAPNPYFGSLSANGLNLGLINVNPLLSLQVTKDEYGDKVLKPLVNLHVTPTENIVHKIGGLLAAKKQNIYHVFNQHEHYHSHHGGYPRPPPIYHPHHVHGPPPPYVDGPILSRPPPFGHGHGHPELIYTKPPGPIYTGGPGGFNRPPPPPFVGGQPPFGGPVGPHFGPQVGPAGGFGPAGFGGGPRPPYFRDASSVVKNGEDTEYYDNVELGRSTNVTFAGESTNAYRPAGNFKYQSVYPQNAPNNINANRAQYGRQYQNYRHEISELPADRSNAVRLPSSIPTQSVPTPAPGHAQGSPTISFPSSRRRRRATDVSVPESLEEGQETVKQVEESVAVESSSVQEKSFSTEKRQAYYGPRPGQQQQQCSGRQVCCRKPVYRNPASQNLGKCGVRNAQGINGRIKNPVYVDGDSEFGEYPWQVAILKKDPKESVYVCGGTLIDNLYIITAAHCVKTYNGFDLRVRLGEWDVNHDVEFYPYIERDIISVQVHPEYYAGTLDNDLAILKMDRPVDLTSAPHIAPACLPDKHTDFSGQRCWTTGWGKDAFGDYGKYQNILKEVDVPIVNHYQCQNQLRQTRLGYTYNLNQGFICAGGEEGKDACKGDGGGPLVCERNGVWQVVGVVSWGIGCGQANVPGVYVKVAHYLDWINQVRGRF; translated from the exons ATGGTCAGATGG AGCAGTGAAGCTAAAATGCGATTGATAGGAACCACAGCACTGCTGCTAGTGCTGTCAGCGGTTGCCGTCATCGGTGCTGACGAGTGGGGTTGGCTTCCGCTCGAGGATGGACTGCAGGGCGAGGAGAAGGTGCGCGAGAAGCGGCAGGACATCGGAGTGCTGCCCGCTTCCCAGCAAAACGTCACCGAGGTTAGCGACGAGGACATCCTGAAGTTCATCCTCGACAGCGGTCGGCAAGGGCGCAGCCTCGAAGGGTTCGACGAGGTGTACAGCGATCCGTCGGTGCAGGATGCCCTCCAGAATGCGGACGATGCGCAGGCACGGAACATCATCAAGGACAAGCTGTGTTCGCTCGGGCTGATGCAGTGCGACGGTCAAGGCGAATCGATCGAAGGCAAACGACCGTACTATCCGATCTACGCCCAGCAGCAACCGCCACGACCGAGACCCCCGGTACGAGGACCACCGCTACCGCCCCAACAGTACGCCCAGCGTCCTCCGCAGCCGCCACAGCAGCAAGCTTACCCACCCAAACCACAGCACCAGGGACCGTACGGACCACCGAAACCGATGCCCGTACCGAACCACGCGCAGCACAAGATCGGCTATGCCGGACCCCAGCAGCGTCCACCGTACAGTGGACCGCCGAACTCGTTCGCTGGCCCCAGTTACGCGTCGGCCTACCCATCGAAACCGCTCGGACCGATCTACGAGGGCGATACACCACCGTTCGAGTTCGAACCGATCGGAGCTGGCGAGAAGCTCTACGAGGGACCCCTCTCGAAGCCGGGACTTGTGCTAAACGAAGGACCGCTGGTAAAACCGGTAGAGCAGCACAttcaccaccactaccaccacatCGACGGTGCGGCCGATTCGAAGACGGTTGTGGTGAACAATCCTGGCCCGGTGGGCGCTTCGGTACTGAGCGGTTCGGCCGTCGTTGGCGGATCCAGCTCGTCCAGCTTCAACAGCGGACTCTACTCGGCTGGCGGCGTTTACGGTGGCGCTCAGGGACTTTCGGGCGGTGGATTTTCCCCTCTCGCTGGGTCTGACTTTGATTACAAAGAGCTGAAGGGcgttaacaacaacaatggcTTCGGGCAGTCGGGAGTGTATGCCGCCCAGTCGAAGCCTGTGTTTGAgggttcgtcgtcttcgtTCGGGCAGGGAAGCCAGAGCAGTCTGTACAACCAGGGACCGGCACAGTTTGGCAGCAATTCACTGTACAGTGGCGAGAGCTCCAGTACGTACCAGGGTGGCAATGGAGCGGGCTTCCATTCCTCCAATCCGGCGCTGTATAAGAAGGAGCTGAACGTTAAGGGACCGGCCGCTTCGAATGGTTTGGGCACGTACTCCGGCAATAGCTACAGCAAGTACAGTCAATACGCCAATGGACAGTATGCCGCGAACGGAGGACAGTTTGGCTCTAGCGGAGGACAGTTCGGAGCAAATGGAGGCCAGTTCGGAGCAAATGGAGGCCAGCAGTTCGGTGCAAATGGAGGCCAGCAGTTCGGTGCAAATGGAGGCCAGTTCGGTGCTAACGGTGGACAGTACAGTCAATTCGCCAACGGAAACGGTATTGAGGATTGCGTCTGTGTGCCGTACGATCAGTGCCCGGCGCAGGATGTGATCGGCCGCAAGGACGATCTGATTCTACCGCTGGACCCGCGTAATCTCAAGACGGACATTGAAGCGGCAGCTGATGAGGTGGTAATTACCGATGGAAATGGTACGATGACAGTGGTGCGCGTACCGAAGAATGCCACAGCGGAACCGGAAacgaagacgaagaagatCAGCAAACGCGAGGCAGCGGAGGGCAAATCGAACGAGGCAAAGGATAAGGCCAGTATTGAACCG CGTTTGTTGGGTGGTGGTAACGGTGGAGACAAGAAGGTAGTGCCCACGTTTGGAGTATCGTTCGGTTTGCCGTACCCGACCGGCGGCTACCCGCTCAACCCGTACGGTCCTCACCCCGCCCCGAACCCTTACTTTGGATCGCTCAGTGCCAATGGCTTAAATCTGGGGCTGATCAACGTCAACCCGCTCCTGTCGCTGCAGGTGACAAAGGACGAGTACGGCGACAAGGTGCTGAAACCGTTGGTCAACCTGCACGTCACACCGACCGAAAACATTGTGCACAAGATTGGCGGGCTGCTGGCGgccaaaaagcaaaacatttacCACGTGTTCAATCAGCACGAACACTACCACTCCCACCACGGCGGCTATCCGAGGCCGCCGCCAATCTACCATCCCCATCACGTGCACGGGCCGCCTCCACCGTACGTTGACGGGCCGATTCTTTCCCGCCCACCGCCGTTTGGCCACGGCCACGGCCATCCCGAGCTGATCTACACCAAGCCGCCCGGTCCGATTTACACCGGAGGTCCGGGAGGTTTTAATCGACCGCCTCCTCCACCGTTTGTTGGAGGTCAGCCACCGTTTGGGGGACCCGTTGGGCCCCACTTTGGACCACAGGTTGGGCCGGCGGGCGGCTTTGGCCCAGCTGGTTTTGGTGGTGGTCCCAGGCCTCCGTATTTCCGTGACGCTTCCTCGGTGGTGAAGAACGGCGAGGACACTGAGTACTACGACAATGTTGAGTTGGGTCGTAGCACGAACGTAACGTTTGCTGGTGAAAGTACGAACGCTTACCGGCCTGCCGGTAACTTCAAGTACCAGTCGGTATATCCGCAAAATGCGCCGAACAACATCAATGCGAACAGAGCTCAGTACGGTCGGCAGTACCAGAACTATAGGCACGAGATCAGCGAGCTACCTGCAGACCGATCTAACGCTGTACGACTTCCATCCTCCATTCCGACCCAGAGTGTGCCCACGCCGGCACCGGGCCACGCGCAGGGTAGCCCCACGATCAGCTTCCCAAGCAGCCGACGCAGACGCCGGGCCACGGACGTCAGTGTGCCGGAATCGCTGGAAGAAGGTCAAGAAACGGTAAAGCAAGTTGAAGAATCAGTTGCGGTTGAATCCTCTTCCGTACAGGAAAAATCTTTCTCCACCGAAAAG AGACAAGCGTACTACGGACCTCGCCctggtcagcagcagcagcagtgcagcgGTCGTCAGGTTTGCTGCCGTAAGCCCGTGTATCGCAATCCAGCGAGCCAGAATCTGGGCAAGTGTGGTGTACGAAACGCGCAAGGCATTAACGGCCGCATCAAGAACCCGGTGTACGTGGACGGTGATAGCGAGTTCGGCGAATACCCATGGCAGGTGGCAATCCTGAAGAAGGATCCCAAGGAATCGGTGTACGTGTGCGGTGGTACCTTGATCGACAATCTGTACATCATAACGGCGGCTCACTGTGTGAAAAC CTACAATGGATTTGATCTTCGTGTACGCCTCGGCGAATGGGACGTAAACCACGACGTTGAATTCTACCCATACATTGAGCGCGATATCATCTCGGTGCAGGTACACCCGGAATATTACGCCGGCACGCTTGACAACGATTTGGCCATTCTGAAGATGGATCGTCCGGTGGATCTTACCAGTGCGCCCCACATCGCGCCCGCCTGTCTGCCCGACAAGCATACCGATTTCTCCGGCCAACGTTGCTGGACCACCGGCTGGGGTAAGGACGCGTTCGGTGACTATGGCAAGTATCAGAACATC
- the LOC121593948 gene encoding uncharacterized protein LOC121593948 isoform X2 has product MRLIGTTALLLVLSAVAVIGADEWGWLPLEDGLQGEEKVREKRQDIGVLPASQQNVTEVSDEDILKFILDSGRQGRSLEGFDEVYSDPSVQDALQNADDAQARNIIKDKLCSLGLMQCDGQGESIEGKRPYYPIYAQQQPPRPRPPVRGPPLPPQQYAQRPPQPPQQQAYPPKPQHQGPYGPPKPMPVPNHAQHKIGYAGPQQRPPYSGPPNSFAGPSYASAYPSKPLGPIYEGDTPPFEFEPIGAGEKLYEGPLSKPGLVLNEGPLVKPVEQHIHHHYHHIDGAADSKTVVVNNPGPVGASVLSGSAVVGGSSSSSFNSGLYSAGGVYGGAQGLSGGGFSPLAGSDFDYKELKGVNNNNGFGQSGVYAAQSKPVFEGSSSSFGQGSQSSLYNQGPAQFGSNSLYSGESSSTYQGGNGAGFHSSNPALYKKELNVKGPAASNGLGTYSGNSYSKYSQYANGQYAANGGQFGSSGGQFGANGGQFGANGGQQFGANGGQQFGANGGQFGANGGQYSQFANGNGIEDCVCVPYDQCPAQDVIGRKDDLILPLDPRNLKTDIEAAADEVVITDGNGTMTVVRVPKNATAEPETKTKKISKREAAEGKSNEAKDKASIEPRLLGGGNGGDKKVVPTFGVSFGLPYPTGGYPLNPYGPHPAPNPYFGSLSANGLNLGLINVNPLLSLQVTKDEYGDKVLKPLVNLHVTPTENIVHKIGGLLAAKKQNIYHVFNQHEHYHSHHGGYPRPPPIYHPHHVHGPPPPYVDGPILSRPPPFGHGHGHPELIYTKPPGPIYTGGPGGFNRPPPPPFVGGQPPFGGPVGPHFGPQVGPAGGFGPAGFGGGPRPPYFRDASSVVKNGEDTEYYDNVELGRSTNVTFAGESTNAYRPAGNFKYQSVYPQNAPNNINANRAQYGRQYQNYRHEISELPADRSNAVRLPSSIPTQSVPTPAPGHAQGSPTISFPSSRRRRRATDVSVPESLEEGQETVKQVEESVAVESSSVQEKSFSTEKRQAYYGPRPGQQQQQCSGRQVCCRKPVYRNPASQNLGKCGVRNAQGINGRIKNPVYVDGDSEFGEYPWQVAILKKDPKESVYVCGGTLIDNLYIITAAHCVKTYNGFDLRVRLGEWDVNHDVEFYPYIERDIISVQVHPEYYAGTLDNDLAILKMDRPVDLTSAPHIAPACLPDKHTDFSGQRCWTTGWGKDAFGDYGKYQNILKEVDVPIVNHYQCQNQLRQTRLGYTYNLNQGFICAGGEEGKDACKGDGGGPLVCERNGVWQVVGVVSWGIGCGQANVPGVYVKVAHYLDWINQVRGRF; this is encoded by the exons ATGCGATTGATAGGAACCACAGCACTGCTGCTAGTGCTGTCAGCGGTTGCCGTCATCGGTGCTGACGAGTGGGGTTGGCTTCCGCTCGAGGATGGACTGCAGGGCGAGGAGAAGGTGCGCGAGAAGCGGCAGGACATCGGAGTGCTGCCCGCTTCCCAGCAAAACGTCACCGAGGTTAGCGACGAGGACATCCTGAAGTTCATCCTCGACAGCGGTCGGCAAGGGCGCAGCCTCGAAGGGTTCGACGAGGTGTACAGCGATCCGTCGGTGCAGGATGCCCTCCAGAATGCGGACGATGCGCAGGCACGGAACATCATCAAGGACAAGCTGTGTTCGCTCGGGCTGATGCAGTGCGACGGTCAAGGCGAATCGATCGAAGGCAAACGACCGTACTATCCGATCTACGCCCAGCAGCAACCGCCACGACCGAGACCCCCGGTACGAGGACCACCGCTACCGCCCCAACAGTACGCCCAGCGTCCTCCGCAGCCGCCACAGCAGCAAGCTTACCCACCCAAACCACAGCACCAGGGACCGTACGGACCACCGAAACCGATGCCCGTACCGAACCACGCGCAGCACAAGATCGGCTATGCCGGACCCCAGCAGCGTCCACCGTACAGTGGACCGCCGAACTCGTTCGCTGGCCCCAGTTACGCGTCGGCCTACCCATCGAAACCGCTCGGACCGATCTACGAGGGCGATACACCACCGTTCGAGTTCGAACCGATCGGAGCTGGCGAGAAGCTCTACGAGGGACCCCTCTCGAAGCCGGGACTTGTGCTAAACGAAGGACCGCTGGTAAAACCGGTAGAGCAGCACAttcaccaccactaccaccacatCGACGGTGCGGCCGATTCGAAGACGGTTGTGGTGAACAATCCTGGCCCGGTGGGCGCTTCGGTACTGAGCGGTTCGGCCGTCGTTGGCGGATCCAGCTCGTCCAGCTTCAACAGCGGACTCTACTCGGCTGGCGGCGTTTACGGTGGCGCTCAGGGACTTTCGGGCGGTGGATTTTCCCCTCTCGCTGGGTCTGACTTTGATTACAAAGAGCTGAAGGGcgttaacaacaacaatggcTTCGGGCAGTCGGGAGTGTATGCCGCCCAGTCGAAGCCTGTGTTTGAgggttcgtcgtcttcgtTCGGGCAGGGAAGCCAGAGCAGTCTGTACAACCAGGGACCGGCACAGTTTGGCAGCAATTCACTGTACAGTGGCGAGAGCTCCAGTACGTACCAGGGTGGCAATGGAGCGGGCTTCCATTCCTCCAATCCGGCGCTGTATAAGAAGGAGCTGAACGTTAAGGGACCGGCCGCTTCGAATGGTTTGGGCACGTACTCCGGCAATAGCTACAGCAAGTACAGTCAATACGCCAATGGACAGTATGCCGCGAACGGAGGACAGTTTGGCTCTAGCGGAGGACAGTTCGGAGCAAATGGAGGCCAGTTCGGAGCAAATGGAGGCCAGCAGTTCGGTGCAAATGGAGGCCAGCAGTTCGGTGCAAATGGAGGCCAGTTCGGTGCTAACGGTGGACAGTACAGTCAATTCGCCAACGGAAACGGTATTGAGGATTGCGTCTGTGTGCCGTACGATCAGTGCCCGGCGCAGGATGTGATCGGCCGCAAGGACGATCTGATTCTACCGCTGGACCCGCGTAATCTCAAGACGGACATTGAAGCGGCAGCTGATGAGGTGGTAATTACCGATGGAAATGGTACGATGACAGTGGTGCGCGTACCGAAGAATGCCACAGCGGAACCGGAAacgaagacgaagaagatCAGCAAACGCGAGGCAGCGGAGGGCAAATCGAACGAGGCAAAGGATAAGGCCAGTATTGAACCG CGTTTGTTGGGTGGTGGTAACGGTGGAGACAAGAAGGTAGTGCCCACGTTTGGAGTATCGTTCGGTTTGCCGTACCCGACCGGCGGCTACCCGCTCAACCCGTACGGTCCTCACCCCGCCCCGAACCCTTACTTTGGATCGCTCAGTGCCAATGGCTTAAATCTGGGGCTGATCAACGTCAACCCGCTCCTGTCGCTGCAGGTGACAAAGGACGAGTACGGCGACAAGGTGCTGAAACCGTTGGTCAACCTGCACGTCACACCGACCGAAAACATTGTGCACAAGATTGGCGGGCTGCTGGCGgccaaaaagcaaaacatttacCACGTGTTCAATCAGCACGAACACTACCACTCCCACCACGGCGGCTATCCGAGGCCGCCGCCAATCTACCATCCCCATCACGTGCACGGGCCGCCTCCACCGTACGTTGACGGGCCGATTCTTTCCCGCCCACCGCCGTTTGGCCACGGCCACGGCCATCCCGAGCTGATCTACACCAAGCCGCCCGGTCCGATTTACACCGGAGGTCCGGGAGGTTTTAATCGACCGCCTCCTCCACCGTTTGTTGGAGGTCAGCCACCGTTTGGGGGACCCGTTGGGCCCCACTTTGGACCACAGGTTGGGCCGGCGGGCGGCTTTGGCCCAGCTGGTTTTGGTGGTGGTCCCAGGCCTCCGTATTTCCGTGACGCTTCCTCGGTGGTGAAGAACGGCGAGGACACTGAGTACTACGACAATGTTGAGTTGGGTCGTAGCACGAACGTAACGTTTGCTGGTGAAAGTACGAACGCTTACCGGCCTGCCGGTAACTTCAAGTACCAGTCGGTATATCCGCAAAATGCGCCGAACAACATCAATGCGAACAGAGCTCAGTACGGTCGGCAGTACCAGAACTATAGGCACGAGATCAGCGAGCTACCTGCAGACCGATCTAACGCTGTACGACTTCCATCCTCCATTCCGACCCAGAGTGTGCCCACGCCGGCACCGGGCCACGCGCAGGGTAGCCCCACGATCAGCTTCCCAAGCAGCCGACGCAGACGCCGGGCCACGGACGTCAGTGTGCCGGAATCGCTGGAAGAAGGTCAAGAAACGGTAAAGCAAGTTGAAGAATCAGTTGCGGTTGAATCCTCTTCCGTACAGGAAAAATCTTTCTCCACCGAAAAG AGACAAGCGTACTACGGACCTCGCCctggtcagcagcagcagcagtgcagcgGTCGTCAGGTTTGCTGCCGTAAGCCCGTGTATCGCAATCCAGCGAGCCAGAATCTGGGCAAGTGTGGTGTACGAAACGCGCAAGGCATTAACGGCCGCATCAAGAACCCGGTGTACGTGGACGGTGATAGCGAGTTCGGCGAATACCCATGGCAGGTGGCAATCCTGAAGAAGGATCCCAAGGAATCGGTGTACGTGTGCGGTGGTACCTTGATCGACAATCTGTACATCATAACGGCGGCTCACTGTGTGAAAAC CTACAATGGATTTGATCTTCGTGTACGCCTCGGCGAATGGGACGTAAACCACGACGTTGAATTCTACCCATACATTGAGCGCGATATCATCTCGGTGCAGGTACACCCGGAATATTACGCCGGCACGCTTGACAACGATTTGGCCATTCTGAAGATGGATCGTCCGGTGGATCTTACCAGTGCGCCCCACATCGCGCCCGCCTGTCTGCCCGACAAGCATACCGATTTCTCCGGCCAACGTTGCTGGACCACCGGCTGGGGTAAGGACGCGTTCGGTGACTATGGCAAGTATCAGAACATC
- the LOC121593948 gene encoding uncharacterized protein LOC121593948 isoform X3 — MVRWSSEAKMRLIGTTALLLVLSAVAVIGADEWGWLPLEDGLQGEEKVREKRQDIGVLPASQQNVTEVSDEDILKFILDSGRQGRSLEGFDEVYSDPSVQDALQNADDAQARNIIKDKLCSLGLMQCDGQGESIEGKRPYYPIYAQQQPPRPRPPVRGPPLPPQQYAQRPPQPPQQQAYPPKPQHQGPYGPPKPMPVPNHAQHKIGYAGPQQRPPYSGPPNSFAGPSYASAYPSKPLGPIYEGDTPPFEFEPIGAGEKLYEGPLSKPGLVLNEGPLVKPVEQHIHHHYHHIDGAADSKTVVVNNPGPVGASVLSGSAVVGGSSSSSFNSGLYSAGGVYGGAQGLSGGGFSPLAGSDFDYKELKGVNNNNGFGQSGVYAAQSKPVFEGSSSSFGQGSQSSLYNQGPAQFGSNSLYSGESSSTYQGGNGAGFHSSNPALYKKELNVKGPAASNGLGTYSGNSYSKYSQYANGQYAANGGQFGSSGGQFGANGGQFGANGGQQFGANGGQQFGANGGQFGANGGQYSQFANGNGIEDCVCVPYDQCPAQDVIGRKDDLILPLDPRNLKTDIEAAADEVVITDGNGTMTVVRVPKNATAEPETKTKKISKREAAEGKSNEAKDKASIEPSVPTPAPGHAQGSPTISFPSSRRRRRATDVSVPESLEEGQETVKQVEESVAVESSSVQEKSFSTEKRQAYYGPRPGQQQQQCSGRQVCCRKPVYRNPASQNLGKCGVRNAQGINGRIKNPVYVDGDSEFGEYPWQVAILKKDPKESVYVCGGTLIDNLYIITAAHCVKTYNGFDLRVRLGEWDVNHDVEFYPYIERDIISVQVHPEYYAGTLDNDLAILKMDRPVDLTSAPHIAPACLPDKHTDFSGQRCWTTGWGKDAFGDYGKYQNILKEVDVPIVNHYQCQNQLRQTRLGYTYNLNQGFICAGGEEGKDACKGDGGGPLVCERNGVWQVVGVVSWGIGCGQANVPGVYVKVAHYLDWINQVRGRF, encoded by the exons ATGGTCAGATGG AGCAGTGAAGCTAAAATGCGATTGATAGGAACCACAGCACTGCTGCTAGTGCTGTCAGCGGTTGCCGTCATCGGTGCTGACGAGTGGGGTTGGCTTCCGCTCGAGGATGGACTGCAGGGCGAGGAGAAGGTGCGCGAGAAGCGGCAGGACATCGGAGTGCTGCCCGCTTCCCAGCAAAACGTCACCGAGGTTAGCGACGAGGACATCCTGAAGTTCATCCTCGACAGCGGTCGGCAAGGGCGCAGCCTCGAAGGGTTCGACGAGGTGTACAGCGATCCGTCGGTGCAGGATGCCCTCCAGAATGCGGACGATGCGCAGGCACGGAACATCATCAAGGACAAGCTGTGTTCGCTCGGGCTGATGCAGTGCGACGGTCAAGGCGAATCGATCGAAGGCAAACGACCGTACTATCCGATCTACGCCCAGCAGCAACCGCCACGACCGAGACCCCCGGTACGAGGACCACCGCTACCGCCCCAACAGTACGCCCAGCGTCCTCCGCAGCCGCCACAGCAGCAAGCTTACCCACCCAAACCACAGCACCAGGGACCGTACGGACCACCGAAACCGATGCCCGTACCGAACCACGCGCAGCACAAGATCGGCTATGCCGGACCCCAGCAGCGTCCACCGTACAGTGGACCGCCGAACTCGTTCGCTGGCCCCAGTTACGCGTCGGCCTACCCATCGAAACCGCTCGGACCGATCTACGAGGGCGATACACCACCGTTCGAGTTCGAACCGATCGGAGCTGGCGAGAAGCTCTACGAGGGACCCCTCTCGAAGCCGGGACTTGTGCTAAACGAAGGACCGCTGGTAAAACCGGTAGAGCAGCACAttcaccaccactaccaccacatCGACGGTGCGGCCGATTCGAAGACGGTTGTGGTGAACAATCCTGGCCCGGTGGGCGCTTCGGTACTGAGCGGTTCGGCCGTCGTTGGCGGATCCAGCTCGTCCAGCTTCAACAGCGGACTCTACTCGGCTGGCGGCGTTTACGGTGGCGCTCAGGGACTTTCGGGCGGTGGATTTTCCCCTCTCGCTGGGTCTGACTTTGATTACAAAGAGCTGAAGGGcgttaacaacaacaatggcTTCGGGCAGTCGGGAGTGTATGCCGCCCAGTCGAAGCCTGTGTTTGAgggttcgtcgtcttcgtTCGGGCAGGGAAGCCAGAGCAGTCTGTACAACCAGGGACCGGCACAGTTTGGCAGCAATTCACTGTACAGTGGCGAGAGCTCCAGTACGTACCAGGGTGGCAATGGAGCGGGCTTCCATTCCTCCAATCCGGCGCTGTATAAGAAGGAGCTGAACGTTAAGGGACCGGCCGCTTCGAATGGTTTGGGCACGTACTCCGGCAATAGCTACAGCAAGTACAGTCAATACGCCAATGGACAGTATGCCGCGAACGGAGGACAGTTTGGCTCTAGCGGAGGACAGTTCGGAGCAAATGGAGGCCAGTTCGGAGCAAATGGAGGCCAGCAGTTCGGTGCAAATGGAGGCCAGCAGTTCGGTGCAAATGGAGGCCAGTTCGGTGCTAACGGTGGACAGTACAGTCAATTCGCCAACGGAAACGGTATTGAGGATTGCGTCTGTGTGCCGTACGATCAGTGCCCGGCGCAGGATGTGATCGGCCGCAAGGACGATCTGATTCTACCGCTGGACCCGCGTAATCTCAAGACGGACATTGAAGCGGCAGCTGATGAGGTGGTAATTACCGATGGAAATGGTACGATGACAGTGGTGCGCGTACCGAAGAATGCCACAGCGGAACCGGAAacgaagacgaagaagatCAGCAAACGCGAGGCAGCGGAGGGCAAATCGAACGAGGCAAAGGATAAGGCCAGTATTGAACCG AGTGTGCCCACGCCGGCACCGGGCCACGCGCAGGGTAGCCCCACGATCAGCTTCCCAAGCAGCCGACGCAGACGCCGGGCCACGGACGTCAGTGTGCCGGAATCGCTGGAAGAAGGTCAAGAAACGGTAAAGCAAGTTGAAGAATCAGTTGCGGTTGAATCCTCTTCCGTACAGGAAAAATCTTTCTCCACCGAAAAG AGACAAGCGTACTACGGACCTCGCCctggtcagcagcagcagcagtgcagcgGTCGTCAGGTTTGCTGCCGTAAGCCCGTGTATCGCAATCCAGCGAGCCAGAATCTGGGCAAGTGTGGTGTACGAAACGCGCAAGGCATTAACGGCCGCATCAAGAACCCGGTGTACGTGGACGGTGATAGCGAGTTCGGCGAATACCCATGGCAGGTGGCAATCCTGAAGAAGGATCCCAAGGAATCGGTGTACGTGTGCGGTGGTACCTTGATCGACAATCTGTACATCATAACGGCGGCTCACTGTGTGAAAAC CTACAATGGATTTGATCTTCGTGTACGCCTCGGCGAATGGGACGTAAACCACGACGTTGAATTCTACCCATACATTGAGCGCGATATCATCTCGGTGCAGGTACACCCGGAATATTACGCCGGCACGCTTGACAACGATTTGGCCATTCTGAAGATGGATCGTCCGGTGGATCTTACCAGTGCGCCCCACATCGCGCCCGCCTGTCTGCCCGACAAGCATACCGATTTCTCCGGCCAACGTTGCTGGACCACCGGCTGGGGTAAGGACGCGTTCGGTGACTATGGCAAGTATCAGAACATC